One Zingiber officinale cultivar Zhangliang chromosome 10B, Zo_v1.1, whole genome shotgun sequence genomic window, CAATGCGTCTTTTAATAAATACAATATCTAAGCAACGTCCTTTGGTAAATTGTCGAAAAAATAACGtttggaaaaaataatttgaaatgatAGAAagcacaattaaaaaaaaataataaaataacatttgAAACAAAACAACgtttgaaaagaaataaaaaaactaaaaaactaattaaatcacattaaaaaattattaattattttttactatcatCCATCAATTCTTAAAAACTTCAGTTAGGCCACTAGAGCATAGACATTGATTCATAATATCTCTATCGTAATAATTAGAGATCGAGGAACTGATAATTTAGAATTTAtcctattatattaaaaaaaaaaaaactaggttACATTTATTGAACCAAATTAAAAGTTTCTAAAATAAAAAACCTGGCCACATTGTGGCCAGGTTTTTGACacggtttcaaaaagaaaaatctcaaaaaaaaaaaaaaaatactattgaaGATATCCTTAACTCAATTTTAATTCTTTGTTTCTCGTTAAAATTGTGACTAATAATATATTGCCATCTCAGCATAATTGCTACGTGTCAGAATGCAATTGGCTGATAAGCACTAACTGACGTGGTCAAGCGttgctttctcttctctttttctaCAACGTTTGCAGTTCGACGCCAAGCCCATTGCGATCGCCGggcagagagggagagagggagagaggctCCTCGTCGTCGCCCACTGCTCTGGAGAGCGGCCGCGATCGGGTCGCCGTGGCTCAGCCTGaggaaaaagggctcacccgccGCAGAACCCGTTCGCCTTCGAAGCCCCCCTCTTCGCCTCCGCCTCCCTCTTGGCACGACCACCAAGACCTCCCTTTCTGGCAACAGAATTGGTTCTTGTTCCTGCTCCTCGTCATGGCCTTCTCCTTCTTTGCCCTCGCCGTCTTCCTCTACTTCGGCCTCGAGCTTCCAGAAGGATCCCCTGCACCCGCTGCCGCCGCCGTCGAAGAAGGCGTCGAGGTTGGTGGATCTACTCCGAAACCCTAGATTGCTTCCCGGGTTCCGaggcaatttttaatttttaatttcattttttttatagataACCTACGGTAGCGTTATTAAGTTGATGCACGAGAAGACTAAGTTTCGGCTGCACTCGCACGATGTGCCATATGGGTCGGGGAGTGGGCAGCAATCGGTCACTGGATTCGCCAACGTGGATGACTCGAATAGCTATTGGGTATggttaagtttagaattgttggTGATATTACTCCATTGTCTTCTCCTTGCATACTAGATTCTTAATAATAATGCTATTGTTGTGTGTGATCTGCATATAGTCATGATCAACTCACACATGCAGATTGTGTTTGAAGcatgaaaattcaaaattttggtTCATTGAAGTATTGAACTATAGGTGAATGACTCTCTGAGTCGATCCTGCATCATTCACCAGACATAATATATTATTGACAGAGTAGAAAGGATTAAATGATATTATACTTCCTAATCCATATAGAGAAAGCTTAATAACAAGAAAAATTCATGTAGGCTAACCTTGGGCCGTAAATAGTTGAGAATCATGGATTTTTATTGCCTCTATGCTTCCGAATTGGGTATGAAGCTTTGTTTGGAAAGAaaaaagaaacatatcatatctaCCATTTATTTTTTGTTTGCTATCTCAACTTAAATAAGTATTTGGAAGCATATGGAATATCTCAACCTTTTTGTATGCATTAGAGGATTAGCAGTAGTAATCCAAAACTTCCATATGGTCTTGTCCCTATTTCTATGTGATCTAATGTACAATAATGGTCTAgtattttttctctcttcatgCTAGTTTGGCACTATTTGCTATTTGCCATTTTATTTTATTGCCTTTTTAAAATACGTTATCATTACTTGTACAATGGTTCAATgccatattaaataaaaattgtcAATTGCTTTTTGATTGATCACAAGGATTGTGCTGTATTTAACTAGAATAATAAAGACCGGTTATTTGGTTCCATTCACTAGTCAGTTGCATGTTTGGTAGACATTCAAATGTGAACTAGCATTGCCCTGATTAAATTATCTGATTGCTAATCTCAAAATTTCCTAGCATGATATATGGTAAgaagaggaagactaaaaaagacttggttaacactaataaaataagataaaattgattaattttagatgATGATATGGTAAGGGATAGAGCCCAATGACGTAAAAGAATCCATATGCTgacctcacctagtgggataaagttTGTTTGTTGTTGTTGTGATATATGGTATTATGGTTATTAATGCAGATTGTCAAGTCTCAACCTGATTCATCTGCCAAACAAGGCGATATAATACCTCATGGAACTATCATTAGATTACAGCATATGAGAACACGAAAATGGCTGCATAGTCATCTGCATGCTTCACCAATAACAGGAAATTTGGAGGTCAGTATCACTTATGATGGTCCATGTTGATTGCTAGCACGAACTTGCCATTGATTTTCTGTTTTGGCCTCTGATTTTCTATGGTTCCATTGATTCATTATTCACACACATACAAACATTTGATGTGAAAATAATCCTGCTTTCTTCATGCATCTTGTTAATTGAGGCACATCTAATAATCCTGCTTTCTTCATGCATCTTGTTAATTGAGGCACATCCAAAATTGTTTAGAACAGCTACCACGAGTTTGTCTATATAAGTAAATAAAACACTTCACGTTTTTTTGGCTTTGGATTTTTTGAATTCGGCGCAATCAATTAATTTCTGGATTTCTATTGTATTTGCATATGCACAAAACTAAATTCAATCATAGAATTTGTGGATTGGACAGTTTTATGTATGATTTTCTTTGGTGCATCATTTATTGATGAAGAGCTGGGCAGAACTTGTACTTTGGTGGACAGATTTTGTGGCTTTAGGTTTTCTGCTTATGGATTAGCAATTAACTGAAATGCAAATCTAGGAGATCCAGCTAGGATGATTAGGAAATACCATAATCAATAGGATCAGAAATGGATAACGCTTATCAAAGGACCAAAATATGATTAATAATAACATCATGATCAATCAATTGAAATAGCAGCAAAGGTGCTTGCAGTAAATCTTTTAGTTTCGTGACTAGAAATACCACATAGAAAGCTTGGCATCGTCCTCATCACCATCCTGTATTGAGCCACTTCAACAATAGATCCGGTTTTCAAAGAGTTTAGAGTTCCTTCCAGATGAGTCAAAGATCATTTACTTGCACTCACTGTGCTGAATTGTCATACGAATCCAAGTAACAGCACAATACATAGATATCTGTCAATCTGTAGTTTCCGTTgaattgattattttttaaattttttctgaaTACGTTAAAATTGTTGTAATTAATGGGTTCTACCTTTCAAGCTAGCTCCAGATGCCTTGTGTAGGTTACATGCCATCCAAGTGCACCCTTTCTTCTCCTGATCTTGATAGTGCTATTAGCTCGAACAACAAACTTGAAACTTCCTTTTAGTTATATCCTAAGTTTGGGGAAGACAAATTGTCGCCTGACTGTATAAGAATTTCTCAGGATATTATTCCCTCCAACATTGGCGAAAACAGCATCACAGACACTGATTCACCAATTTTCTTCACTTCTTGGCTTTTGCACACAAAATAAATTGTCGGTGTTGATCTTATTTACCCAATTGTGATCATTTTCCTTTTTCTATTGATCTCTACTATAGGTGAGTTGCTTTGGAGGAGACGACAGCTCTGACACCGGAGACTTTTGGCGGTTAGAATAGCTTCATATCTATTCCTTTTCACAGATCAATGCATCTTTTGGATTACGTTCCTTACCTAAATCACTACTTTCATCTTTTAGTTTGGAGATTGTGGGAAATGGGAAGACATGGAGACAAGATCAGCGGATAAGGCTGCAACATGTCGATACAGTCAGTTACTTACACAGTCATGACAAGAAATATACTCGCATAGCTGGAGGACAACAAGAGGTAATTGATTGTGACACCAACCTCATTTCAACTAAAATGTAGACGTGCTAGTGTCATTACTGATCAACTTATATTTTTGCCATGCCTTCAGGTTTGTGGAGTTCGCGATAAGCGACCTGATAATGTTTGGTTAGCAGCAGAGGGTGTCTTTCTTCCAATCAATTCGAGCAAGTGAAAATTTCAAATTCTCGATCAGTATAAAACATCAGTTACTCCTGTCTTTAGCTATTTATGTTGAAAAAAGGTTATGTTAATTGTGAGTTCTTAGTATGCAGACCTGAACCATCATCTATTTATCATTCATCTCAATCTATCGGATTTTACTTGTGGTTAATGTGTTTAGAATCATCCAGTCCATCTTTGCTCTACCGAACTCGTTAGGGTTACCCGAAAGAGATTGTTTCTTTGCGATCGAATTAGAAGACCACCTCCTAAATGTCTCCTCCTCGATGGAGAAGGCTCTTCTCCTCCTTGGGCAAGTCCACTGTTACTCTACTAGTCCTATAAAACGATTAGGATGTAGGATCATGAGTATACTCTAATAGATAATCCTTTGGGataagttttatatatatataatgaaaatacTATTGGATCCAGCATTATTGTAGAAGTTATTTGATAATTACTACAATGTATTTAAAATGAGTTTATGATAGGATTTATATCGTATAAAAACTATCAAGTGTATGTTATAATGTCTAGAAGTTAtttcatagttgctacaatataATTAGAGCGAGTTTATAGTTTATGATTATGGATGCTACAATAATTATCTAATAGTCTATATTATATGTATATTTTAAAGTGATTtggataaaatttaaataattttaattaagttagtaaATAATATCTTGATATAAAGTTATGATTGTCGCAGCGAAGTTCATCAGTGAAAACTCGTCGCGATTGAGTTGGCACCTTGTGTGGCCCCGTAACTAAGTCAGGGCTTCGACTCCTCCTtgaaagagagagagaagaaaaaggaggagTTAGGGCTATAGAAGAGAGTGGGAAGAAGAAGTTAAGGCAGGGGAGGGAGACACACAAATGAAACAAAAAAACGTGAAcgatgaaaaaaaaaactcactgttttttttttaatggatgGCTTCGCTCCTCTCTTCGAGAATGGGAGGGAAGAAGCGACTCGCTCCTCACTATgagaaagaga contains:
- the LOC122029841 gene encoding stromal cell-derived factor 2-like protein, yielding MAFSFFALAVFLYFGLELPEGSPAPAAAAVEEGVEITYGSVIKLMHEKTKFRLHSHDVPYGSGSGQQSVTGFANVDDSNSYWIVKSQPDSSAKQGDIIPHGTIIRLQHMRTRKWLHSHLHASPITGNLEVSCFGGDDSSDTGDFWRLEIVGNGKTWRQDQRIRLQHVDTVSYLHSHDKKYTRIAGGQQEVCGVRDKRPDNVWLAAEGVFLPINSSK